One genomic segment of Rivularia sp. PCC 7116 includes these proteins:
- a CDS encoding zinc metalloprotease HtpX, protein MSLQAGIDAAKEGRYQEAIPLLEQYCRNCAEQSSAEYCTAQMWLIRGYKATGEIEKALILCQRLMQSEHTKVSDWAGNMYQKLNNSTTETEATEEPNTVKKAVGAAGVKLAMAGVGGNLALASTVTMSLMFGMVLVLALGIILIADSENPVAGLGIAIAITVLFNIAAFFLSPFLMDLTQNWLYKTRWVELAEIENLSPETIRVIRRVCQQKKIKTPRLGIIEDQNPTAFTYGSLPNSARLVVSRGLFTYLDDDEVATVYAHELGHIVHWDFAVMTVASTLVQICYLIYTTARTLGRSMGDSKIADAAKSASLAAYIFYFIGTYLLLYLSRTREYFADHFAAEVTGNPNGLSRSLVKIAYGIVEEGSRAKEPSRLIEGTRALGIYDAKAAATTGNAYRIASKPEKIGRVFLWDMFNPWGWWMELSSTHPLTGKRVRALSTYAEQLGLETEFDMGKVVGEGKNLNKKKLYGNFFTDILFFAAETIGLFVGIAVGIILESSGLNNPGLFVACPLIGVAIGIIIKAFVTYPNYEKAVETDVLTLMSDPYASPLRGRPAKLQGKLIGRGDAGYKFGSDLKIQDPSGMLYLRYASRFGSIGNFLFGMKRVESLINMNVSSVGWFRRGVAPWMDLIELKSENGTVVNSYHRFGSFVTAGFLIVLGIGLMVLFGGLS, encoded by the coding sequence ATGTCATTGCAAGCTGGAATTGATGCTGCTAAGGAAGGGCGCTATCAAGAAGCAATCCCACTACTAGAACAATATTGTCGTAATTGTGCCGAACAGAGTTCTGCTGAATACTGTACGGCTCAGATGTGGTTGATAAGGGGATATAAAGCAACTGGAGAAATCGAGAAAGCTTTGATTCTCTGTCAAAGGCTGATGCAAAGCGAACATACCAAAGTCAGTGACTGGGCTGGCAATATGTACCAGAAGCTGAATAACTCAACAACGGAAACTGAAGCCACGGAAGAACCCAACACGGTTAAAAAAGCTGTAGGTGCTGCTGGCGTAAAGTTAGCGATGGCAGGGGTTGGTGGAAATCTGGCTTTAGCTTCTACCGTAACCATGTCTTTGATGTTTGGCATGGTACTGGTGTTGGCTTTGGGTATAATCTTGATTGCCGATAGCGAGAATCCAGTTGCTGGTTTGGGAATTGCGATCGCGATTACTGTACTGTTCAATATAGCGGCTTTTTTCTTATCTCCATTTTTGATGGATTTAACTCAAAATTGGCTGTACAAAACTCGTTGGGTGGAGTTGGCAGAAATTGAAAACCTCAGCCCAGAAACAATAAGAGTTATTCGTCGGGTTTGTCAGCAGAAGAAAATCAAAACTCCGCGTTTGGGCATAATTGAAGACCAAAATCCCACGGCTTTTACTTACGGTTCATTACCTAATAGCGCTCGTTTGGTGGTAAGTAGGGGACTTTTTACTTATCTCGATGATGATGAAGTTGCAACAGTTTACGCTCACGAACTCGGACATATTGTCCATTGGGACTTTGCGGTAATGACAGTAGCTTCAACTTTGGTACAAATTTGCTATTTAATCTACACTACGGCGAGAACTTTAGGTCGTAGTATGGGTGATAGTAAAATTGCCGATGCTGCCAAGTCAGCCTCACTTGCAGCGTACATTTTTTACTTTATCGGTACTTACTTGCTGCTATATCTTTCCCGCACTAGGGAATATTTTGCAGATCATTTTGCAGCAGAAGTTACGGGGAATCCGAATGGTTTATCTCGCTCTTTAGTAAAGATAGCTTACGGAATTGTCGAAGAAGGTTCCAGAGCAAAAGAACCCAGCCGTTTAATAGAAGGAACCCGCGCTTTGGGTATTTACGATGCTAAAGCTGCTGCAACTACAGGAAACGCTTACCGCATCGCTTCCAAACCAGAAAAAATTGGTCGAGTATTTCTCTGGGATATGTTTAATCCTTGGGGTTGGTGGATGGAATTGAGTTCAACTCACCCCCTAACTGGTAAACGAGTGCGTGCATTGAGTACCTATGCCGAGCAATTAGGTTTAGAAACCGAATTCGATATGGGGAAAGTTGTTGGGGAAGGTAAGAATCTAAATAAAAAGAAGCTTTACGGCAACTTTTTCACGGATATTTTATTCTTTGCTGCCGAAACTATTGGTTTATTTGTTGGGATTGCAGTTGGGATTATCCTTGAGAGTTCTGGTTTAAATAATCCTGGTTTGTTTGTTGCTTGTCCGTTAATTGGTGTGGCAATCGGAATAATTATTAAAGCTTTTGTAACGTACCCGAATTACGAAAAAGCAGTAGAAACAGACGTTCTCACTTTAATGTCCGATCCTTATGCTAGTCCTTTAAGAGGTCGTCCTGCAAAACTTCAAGGAAAATTAATTGGACGAGGTGACGCTGGTTATAAGTTTGGTTCCGATTTGAAAATACAAGATCCCAGCGGAATGCTTTATTTGCGTTATGCTTCTCGATTTGGTTCCATTGGTAATTTCTTATTTGGAATGAAGCGGGTAGAAAGTTTAATTAATATGAATGTTTCCTCTGTAGGTTGGTTCCGTCGTGGTGTTGCACCCTGGATGGATTTAATCGAATTAAAAAGCGAAAATGGTACGGTTGTTAATAGCTACCATCGTTTTGGTTCATTCGTTACTGCGGGATTTTTGATTGTTTTAGGTATAGGTTTGATGGTGTTGTTTGGAGGCTTGAGCTAA
- a CDS encoding DUF938 domain-containing protein, protein MDKRKRALATERNREPILQVLLEVLPPTGTVLEIASGTGEHAAYFAPQLKPRKWIPSDPDASLRESISAWAQYCPSENLSQPLDIDASQPVWKAEKEILSEISDICAIVNINMIHISKWPACLGLIAAAGRILPSGGILYLYGPYKQGGEHTAPSNAAFSEYLQEQNPEWGVRNLEDVVEVAKTNHLILQKTYPMPANNLSVVFKHS, encoded by the coding sequence GTGGATAAAAGAAAACGCGCCCTAGCAACCGAGCGCAACCGCGAACCAATTTTACAAGTATTGTTAGAAGTTTTGCCACCCACTGGCACGGTTTTAGAAATTGCCAGCGGTACGGGAGAACATGCTGCATATTTTGCACCGCAATTAAAACCGAGAAAATGGATTCCTTCCGATCCTGATGCTTCGCTGCGTGAAAGTATCAGTGCATGGGCACAATATTGCCCCAGTGAAAATCTTTCCCAACCCCTCGATATTGATGCAAGTCAGCCGGTTTGGAAAGCAGAGAAGGAGATATTATCGGAAATATCTGATATTTGTGCGATTGTGAATATTAATATGATTCACATTTCAAAATGGCCTGCTTGCTTGGGATTAATAGCAGCAGCTGGTCGCATACTTCCATCGGGAGGTATTCTATATTTATATGGGCCATACAAACAAGGTGGGGAACATACGGCACCTTCTAATGCAGCCTTTAGCGAGTATTTGCAAGAACAGAACCCGGAATGGGGAGTACGTAATTTAGAAGATGTGGTAGAAGTCGCTAAAACCAATCATCTAATTCTACAAAAAACCTATCCAATGCCAGCAAACAATCTTTCTGTTGTATTCAAGCATTCTTAA
- a CDS encoding cysteine desulfurase family protein, translating into MQENIIYLDYHSTTPVDPRVAEKVMHYMTNAFGNANSVDHYYGDAAAQAVKRARQQIAGLINASAKEIIFTSGATESINLVIQGHIQQNTPSKIIVSPVEHKAVLDTVQALTKKGLVEIVWLKVNSQAQLDLEHLEKVCSDGASLLCIMAVNNEVGTIYPIEKIGLIAKKYNIPFLCDASQAVGKISINCSDWGITYLAISGHKLYAPKGIGALVIKKGYHLQPIIYGGGHQQGIRSGTLNVPGIAGLGEACELRKLEMEADESAIPSVSFA; encoded by the coding sequence ATGCAAGAAAATATAATCTACCTTGATTATCATTCAACTACTCCCGTTGACCCTAGAGTAGCAGAAAAAGTCATGCATTATATGACTAATGCTTTCGGTAATGCTAACAGTGTAGACCATTACTATGGAGATGCAGCAGCGCAAGCAGTTAAACGAGCGCGTCAACAAATCGCTGGACTCATTAATGCTTCTGCAAAAGAAATTATTTTTACCTCCGGTGCAACAGAAAGCATTAATTTGGTAATTCAAGGACATATTCAACAGAATACTCCTTCAAAAATAATTGTTTCCCCAGTTGAACACAAAGCAGTTTTAGATACCGTTCAAGCATTAACTAAAAAAGGACTTGTAGAAATTGTTTGGTTAAAAGTCAACTCACAAGCTCAACTAGATTTAGAACATCTAGAAAAAGTTTGCTCTGATGGTGCTTCCTTACTTTGTATAATGGCTGTGAACAACGAAGTGGGGACAATTTACCCAATTGAAAAAATTGGCTTAATTGCTAAAAAATATAATATCCCCTTCTTATGCGATGCTTCCCAAGCAGTTGGTAAGATTTCTATTAATTGCTCAGACTGGGGTATTACCTATCTGGCAATTTCCGGTCACAAACTTTATGCTCCTAAAGGTATTGGTGCATTAGTAATCAAAAAAGGCTATCATCTGCAACCGATTATATATGGTGGCGGACATCAGCAGGGAATCAGATCCGGCACGCTTAACGTTCCCGGAATTGCTGGTTTAGGGGAAGCTTGTGAATTAAGAAAATTGGAAATGGAAGCAGACGAAAGCGCGATACCTTCGGTGAGCTTCGCTTAA